One part of the Amphiura filiformis chromosome 5, Afil_fr2py, whole genome shotgun sequence genome encodes these proteins:
- the LOC140153098 gene encoding dynein regulatory complex subunit 5-like isoform X1, with translation MSAEPPLTEQNGTSSSNGQAAEDTNTNVNANPSSGKKSIRGSAKSIKKSIPSPLTSAKSNAAADNRSMRRIIAEDPDWSLATVPLLTELCVKHVVDNFADHPKLDELQVKYKAKVLEKISVNLPLKIVAHLVSDEGYWQRRCKASWHVCDVSKFGHSWKRMFFERHLENIIEHFVPETTELDELKETLPLASPYVQRMDIKQLLPPVKEEQIKAMEDVSDAGSDAGFDGPAFDHFEFSTVIEKLPHLREFHVTYGVQDCGMNFEWNLFQFTSRDCLLLSKCIKRCSTLKIFQLHKSKVDDDKSRVLIAHILDHPSLEELDLSHNMIGDSGARAVGKLLNGHCKLKKLDLSNNRIRSTGGAAIGHALQKNTTLKSLNIRLNRLGDDGGQALCRALMKNTTLEQVNLGSNEMTEPTAAVLAQVVIHNTTMSHVDLSCNRLGPDGGKQLQEGMEENNTVLEMDLRLTEVGQESEYCINQILKKNQERDRELKLAQEKENNNNMNLDR, from the exons ATGTCTGCAGAACCACCCTTGACAGAACAGAATGGCACATCAAGCAGTAACGGACAAGCTGCAGAGGACACCAATACCAATGTCAATGCAAACCCATCAAGTGGAAAGAAGTCAATACGTGGCAGTGCCAAAAGCATTAAGAAATCCATTCCCTCGCCTCTTACAAGTGCAAAGAGCAATGCAGCGGCTGATAATAGGAGCATGAGAAGAATCATTGCAGAAGATCCTGACTGGTCCCTTGCCACAGTACCACTCTTGACAGAATTGTGTGTTAAACATGTTGTAGATAATTTTGCTG atCACCCAAAATTAGATGAGCTGCAAGTCAAATACAAAGCCAAAGTGTTAGAAAAGATATCAGTAAACTTGCCTCTGAAAATTGTTGCCCATCTTGTGTCAGATGAAGGCTACTGGCAGAGACGATGTAAAGCAAGTTGGCATGTCTGTGACGTCTCCAAGTTTGGACACAGCTGGAAACGAATGTTCTTTGAAAGACATCTAGAGAACATTATCGAGCACTTTGTCCCTGAAACTACAGAACTAGATGAACTTAAAGAGACTCTACCCCTAGCAAGTCCATATGTACAGAGGATGGATATCAAACAACTCCTACCACCTGTCAAAGAGGAACAGATTAAAGCTATGGAAGATGTGTCCGATGCAGGAAGCGATGCTGGATTTGATGGTCCTGCTTTTGATCACTTTGAATTTAGCACAGTCATTGAGAAGCTTCCACATTTGAGAGAATTCCATGTGACGTACGGTGTTCAGGACTGTGGTATGAACTTTGAATGGAATCTCTTTCAATTTACTTCTCGTGATTGTCTGTTGTTATCAAAGTGTATCAAGAGGTGCAGCACGTTAAAGATCTTCCAGCTACATAAAAGTAAAGTGGATGACGACAAATCAAGAGTGTTGATTGCACACATCTTGGACCATCCGTCTCTTGAAGAACTTGATCTCTCACACAATATGATCGGTGATAGCGGAGCTAGAGCTGTTGGGAAACTTCTGAATGGACATTGCAAGTTGAAGAAGCTGGACTTGTCCAATAATCGTATCAGGTCAACTGGAGGAGCTGCAATAGGTCATGCACTTCAAAAGAATACAACCCTCAAGTCATTGAATATAAGACTCAATAGACTTGGAGATGATG GTGGTCAAGCATTATGTCGTGCTCTGATGAAAAACACCACCTTGGAGCAAGTGAATCTTGGCAGCAATGAGATGACAGAACCAACGGCAGCTGTCCTTGCACAAGTGGTTATCCATAACACTACTATGTCACACGTTGACCTGTCTTGTAACAGACTGGGGCCT GATGGTGGTAAACAGCTTCAAGAAGGAATGGAAGAAAACAACACCGTATTAGAAATGGATCTCCGTCTCACCGAGGTTGGACAAGAGAGTGAATATTGTATCAACCAAATCCTGAAAAAGAACCAAGAGAGGGATAGAGAACTCAAATTAGCACAGGAAaaagaaaataacaacaacatgAACTTAGATCGATGA